One region of Oncorhynchus mykiss isolate Arlee chromosome 8, USDA_OmykA_1.1, whole genome shotgun sequence genomic DNA includes:
- the LOC110512127 gene encoding zinc finger and BTB domain-containing protein 14 has product MGEFLKYIDYDHKTSFLKMLNQQRMEGDHCDVVVVVENVEFRAHRCVLAACSIYFKKLFKKQNEVDNSIVELDFIRSDIFEEVLNYMYTARLAVRKKDINLMMSSGQVLGITFLDNLCSQKREPNMKLSRENQAPGDGMRAQDAILKELAMEEVRKNSFYDGGMEAMGSGGPHGVPPHFGGNMSKDPHSAHGWTSSSSSSSDMKLDYLLYGHRSDGIHPGMKPGGDGPKKDKSHLAHRPFACEVCPKTFTTQAHLKEHLKIHTGFKPHRCLVCGKAFIRGPDLKRHERVHSNERPFGCQMCEKAFKHKSHLRDHERQHRGERPFNCGSCDKAFIKASDLKRHWNTMHSQRRTLSPAAAATAAPGGIQGDADTQSQRDWKLEAGPHS; this is encoded by the coding sequence ATGGGTGAATTCCTGAAATACATCGACTACGATCACAAGACCAGTTTCCTGAAGATGTTGAACCAGCAGAGGATGGAAGGGGACCACTGTGACGTTGTGGTTGTGGTGGAAAACGTTGAGTTCAGAGCTCACCGTTGTGTCCTGGCCGCCTGCAGCATCTACTTCAAGAAGCTGTTTAAAAAACAGAACGAGGTGGACAACTCCATCGTGGAGCTCGACTTCATCCGTTCAGACATCTTCGAGGAGGTCCTCAATTACATGTACACCGCCAGGCTCGCGGTCCGCAAAAAGGACATCAACCTCATGATGTCATCCGGACAGGTCCTGGGGATCACGTTCCTCGACAACCTGTGTTCGCAGAAACGTGAGCCCAACATGAAGCTGAGTCGTGAGAACCAGGCGCCAGGCGACGGTATGAGAGCCCAGGACGCCATCCTCAAAGAGCTGGCTatggaggaggtgaggaagaACAGCTTCTacgatggagggatggaggccATGGGCTCCGGGGGGCCTCACGGGGTCCCTCCTCACTTCGGCGGGAACATGTCTAAAGACCCCCACAGCGCCCACGGCTGgacctcctcgtcctcctcctccagcGATATGAAGCTTGACTACCTGCTGTACGGCCACCGCTCTGACGGCATCCACCCGGGAATGAAACCAGGCGGAGACGGCCCCAAGAAAGACAAGTCCCACCTGGCCCACCGTCCGTTCGCTTGCGAGGTGTGCCCCAAAACCTTTACCACCCAGGCCCACCTCAAAGAGCACCTGAAGATCCACACGGGCTTTAAACCGCACCGCTGCCTGGTCTGTGGCAAGGCGTTCATACGAGGGCCCGACTTAAAGCGGCACGAGAGGGTCCACAGCAACGAGAGACCCTTCGGATGCCAGATGTGTGAAAAGGCCTTCAAGCACAAGTCCCACCTGCGAGACCACGAGCGGCAGCACCGAGGGGAGAGGCCCTTCAACTGCGGCTCCTGTGACAAGGCGTTCATCAAAGCATCGGACCTGAAGCGCCACTGGAACACGATGCACAGCCAGCGCAGAACGCTGTCCCCCGCCGCCGCCGCCACCGCCGCCCCGGGCGGCATCCAGGGAGATGCCGACACGCAGAGCCAGAGGGACTGGAAGCTAGAGGCTGGGCCACATTCGTAA